From Zea mays cultivar B73 chromosome 3, Zm-B73-REFERENCE-NAM-5.0, whole genome shotgun sequence:
GGCCTATGATGAAACGCGGAACAAAAGTTTCCCAGGCCGGGAGCCACATCGCCGGTGTCCGGCCCACGTGCATGAACGCGCGAACCCTACAAGATGCGGGAGCTTGCCGGAACGCGCGGCTGAACGCGAAACATGTACCGGGAGGATACAGTACGTGTTGGCACTCTCGACTATTGCGCAGCTGTAAGGCTGGAGTAGTAGTTCATCCTTATAATTATAACCAGATGGCGAAACCGTACAAATCCATATCGCGTCGTGGACTCGCGGTGCTATTTTATGGTTTAGCATCACGTAGGTGCCCTTTTATGCATGATGCGGCAAATCATCAAGCAACGAGGTGGGGTAACATAAACAAGCAAAGCAAAGCGAGCTTCCCACACAGCGTGCGCGCGCGCGCGGCTACTGTCCCGCGGCGAACGCCTCGACCGGGAAGGTCTTGGTGACGCCGGCGAGGCTCTTGAAGTGGATCTTGCCCGTGGGCGGGTCGTCGACGGTGATCTCGTTGACGGGCGGCCACAGCATGAGCTCCTTGGCCTTGACGCCCTTGAGCTTCTTGATGCGCCTGGCGCTGACGTACCCTGTGACCTCCACGTCGTAGCTCACCTGCTTGCCCACCAGCTTGAACTGGTGCTCCACCTTCTTCCGCTGCGCGATCCACATGTACCCGGTGGCGCGCACGAACCCGACCTCGATCACGTCCGCCAGGGGCAGCAGGCCCAGCGGcagcccgaactcctccagcagcgACACCGCCATCTTCAGGCCCTCCTCGTGCCCCTTCTTCACCACGCCGCCCGCCCTCTCGGCCATATGCCCGCTTTGCTTAGCTAGCTGATCGACCTGCTCGTTCAATTACCTGTGCTGATCGATCGACGCTGTGCTTTGCGTCTGGCTGTCGGGAGTTTCTCTTATTTATATAAGGGGAGGGGGGGTGGACCAAGAAACGCCAAGCGAACGAGTGCTGACAGGCCTCGAATTAATCGTTGGGGGTTTTAGAAGTTTGCGATGCGGATGTTCGAGTTCGACGGCGGAATGACCGAGCGATGCTACTTGTTGGTAGTGTTGTCTGCTTGTCAGCTTGGCGCAGGGTTTGCAGCATTGCCTAGTCCGATTGCCCGGCAAATGCCGCCGGTGCGATGCTCTATGCTTGTCCCTCTCTCAACAAGACGGTTCAGGCTTCTCCTGTCAATCAGAAGAACTGCAAACGTTGAGAGAATGTCACAGCTACTCGTGGAGATTGTTCCTTTTTTAGTCCACGTGGACCTTTCTTCTATCAGGGAATCAAGTTAGGCATGAACTAGCAAATCGAAGTCGAAATGGTGAACAAAATTAGCTTCAGGTGTACAATTGGACACCAGGGAATGATCAACAGAAATTTATTTTTATTCTTGCAAATCACAACAGTACCACACCGCCAAGAGTTTACTTTTCTGGTCCTCAAGCACGAGCAATACAGGCACAATCTAAGAGTTCAAAAGCCCAGGCATATTAAGTTCTTACAAACTAGCCATTGCAGTCACACTGCGGATCCATACAAGCTTATGAAGACTGTCGAAGCTCTGGACGCACGAAATCAGCATCAGCGGTCACTGAGATGTCAACAGTGGGCCTCAGCTGAGCGCAGACTTCGATGGCACCGTGGACAGGGTCAGACATGAAGTTGCTGATGAGGTCTTGGTTGATCGGTGCTTTCTTGTCAACAGTCACAAACGCCTGTTGGGTCAAGATGTAATCGAAGCGTGGTGCCCACTTCCTAGATCCCAAACGAGCAGTTGTGGAGCAGTTATCGACCATGAAGGCCACACCGCGAGCATGCATGAACGGGTTCAACGAGTCCACGGACTCGATCAGGCTCTCATTAATTATCTCTGAGTAAGAGTGGCCCTTCTTCCTAAGGACCTCAATCTACAATGATTCAAACAAAAGACTGTTAAACATTTCACTAACCGGCGTGTAATGAGACGCTATTACCCTTCTGGATATGGGATCGAACCTGAGCCATCATTAGTGCAACATACACTCCAGCAGTGAAGGGATGCAGTGGGCCAAGATCACCTTGTGGCCTGGTTGAACGGACCCTTTCACCCACCTTCCACATACGTGTTTGATCAATTTTTCCCATAGGGAAAGCAGGGAGCCCTTCCTTCTCCTGTTAAGAGAAAGGAAAATGCATGTAATCATTTCGTTTTGTTTCATTGGAGATCCACAAATAGAATATGATTTAGCATTTTAGTAGACGGGAAAGCATACATAAAATCTCCTCCCAGCCAACACCACACTTCTAATCTCACTTCCAGAAGAGACGTCTTCATAGCACTCATACAATATGTCCATGCATGGGTAATATGCTGCACTATAGGCCTCAATAAACTGCTTCTTTCCTTCTTCAGTCAAGGAGTTATACACTTCAAGCATACCCTGGTACCATGGAAATACATGCGATGAGTAAAGCCAAAATGAAACAATCAAAAGATACAAAAAGCTTTGTGTACCTTCTTTGAAATAGTTTTCGATATAATTCCAGTGATGCTCTCTACAGTATTCTTATATGCTGAGTCCTCGTCCATTCCTTGTTCTGTGTATCTCCTGAAAAGAGCCTCCACCATGCCATGGACAGCACCAAGCAAAATACCTGCATAATAAATAACCAAATACAGATTCAAACTTCAAAGTGCAAAACTTTATTTCATTAGACAGAAAAAGTCACCACTCACCTCGCTCGCCAAAAATGTCACTCCGGTACTCCTGCTCTAGAGTAGTAGCAAATGTGAAAGGAGAACCTAAAGCTACTGACCACCCTAGAGCTACATCTGTTGCCCTTCCATCAACATCCTATAAAATGCAAAGAACAACACAAGAATGTCAATAGAGATTCAAAAATATACACTTGAAGGAAGAACCACACAAAACAAGCATGTGTAACATATGTAATATACCTGGTGAAGGTAAACAAGTAATAAACTATTCAGACAATACTCATATGTAACACACCTGGTGAACAGCAAAGCTAGCATTGATACCAGCACCATTGATCTCTTTGCCCTGAACATAAAGTCTTCTGACTGATGGGCCCATTCCCTTGGGGCATACAGCAATCACACTGATGCTTTTAGGGAAATCAAAACCCAGAGATTGCAAATGTCCAAGGAGAAATCCATGTGACAAACCAAGAATACTGTTTGGTTTCATGTGCGAGAAAATTTTCTCGTAGTTATCAGCCTGTACAGAGTATTGAAGTACCGTAAATGTCATCAAAATTTAAACAGACAAGAGTGTGACCAACTAGAATCAGTCTCACTTCAAAGCAACACAATCAAATCAATAATAGTTGAAAACACAAAGTGGACACCAGGGAATGATCAACAGAAAGGTGCAAAGCTTATGATCAATGAAAAAGCAAACCTGAGCAGAATCAGATATCAGTAGCAAAACAAGATCACTGTTTGATACAGTCTCCCATATATCACCCAGCGTCCCACTCTCTTCGGTGAATCCTGCTGCTCGGGCTTCTTCAAAAGATTTAGAACCTTTCCGGAGACCAATCTGAAACCAAAACAACAGAATCAGAGATGCAAATGTTGCTTATTGCTTAAGTAATATCGAGTCAACAAGAAACCAAGGAAAATATGATGGCCCATTGAAGTAATGATTTAGAGCTACCATCTGTTAGAATTTTTGAGTTATACCTATCAGGGCTAAGATATGCTGTACTAGCAGAATACAAAGAAAACCTAACCTTAACAACAATATCTGACTTTGCCTCAACAAGTGAGTCTCTCAAGTTCTGAGCTTGCGCAGGACCCTGCAAAATTAATAATGACTATGTCACTGCATGCACATGGTTTTCATCAATGTGCAGAGGCCTCGAATCTTCTACACAAtttatagaaaaagaaaaagaaaagatcgTGTCCAAAAGTAGATGGGAAAAATATCAATGGTAACAAACTAACAACTATAACTTAAAGTCTTAAACAATTAATTAACAAGAAAATACAGATTGGTACATTTACATCTAGTCTAGATAATTCTATAGATACTGCCATTAGGGAAGGCATTCACTGCATCCAACACCAACAAACATAGCAACGTCAATATCAATGCCTACTAAACCAAACTATACCTAATAATCATATATAGTAACAGTAGCACAGCAACACTCAAGTCAATAGCAGGGACCAAGCCAGACCATGCGCGCTGTATTGTTCGATATTAGTTTCAATCGATTAATAATAGCATACAACGTTTTTATTCTTTTGCCCACAGTGAACACTCAAGGTCACCATCAAGCAAATTGGGCCTACCATATTCATCCGACCGAGCAAAAATGTTAATAGCCATATAATCTAAATCTAAACCTGTAGTTCCCAAAGAGTACACGATCATTTGGGTACTTACAAAGAATTTTATCTATGCTCAGATATAATAACGCTAAACATTTGACAGAAGTAAACGACGGTAGTGACACAAACAAGAACAATTCCGTCAGACAAAATAGAGTTTGCCGGCCTTTTAACCTGCGAGCCCCAGCCGATTACACCGATCTGTTTGATTCCCTTGAAGGCCTCCGGTAACAGCGGGAACAGATCCCTCCCACCCCTCACAATATACTGCAACACAAACAAGAAAAATCAGCAGCGTGTGTGGGTTCGCAAAAACTAATCAACGAAGGAGCACGCCAGCACGGAAGGCAATAGCATGGTCTAAGCCTGTAAATCGTACCTCCTCATGGCCGGCCAGGGACACCTTTTCCTTCTTGAAGACGGAGGTCTCGAAGTCGAGCGACGGCATGGCGGTGCCGATGACCGACGGCGACGAGACCTTCGCAGCCACGGCGCGGCGGCGGTCCGCGGAGGCGGCGACGAGGCATGGGTGCTGCGTGGCGGGGAAGGAGACGGAGGTGGCGGCTGTGGCTACGGAGGGGGCGGGGTTTAGGGTTTTGCGGCCGATGGCGAGGTAGGTGGAAGAGGAAGTCGCCGCCGCCATTTCAGAGGAGCAGAGGCTAGTGAAGAGTGAGGTGGCTGGAAAGAGAGGATTTCCGGAGATGCGTCCGTGAGCTCTTTATGTGTGGGATTGACGGATTGTAGGGCAGAAAAGTTGGCGACAGTAGGACAGTCACATACTCACATCGCTATGGCTACCGACAGATATATAAATACAACGGCCTCAAATTTGGAAACTCAAATACTCTTCTAAATTAGAGGTGATTAAAGgcgaaattagtttatttctccCTAAATTCTCTTCAATCCTAAAGGAGTTCCAAACTAGACCAAAAATTGATCTTCACTTCGGTAGAAAAAAGAATGAGCGAGTGTTTGGATAgccctaagagcaactccaacagtTTAGGTAAATTGTTAGATTTGGTAAGGGAAAAAAACCAGTTCAAGACACATCCAACATATTTACTATCTATCTTTCATCTCCATCTTGATCGGTATCTCTCTCCCTCGCAAGGCATATTTGTCAAGGACGTACGACTCGGCATCTCCCTCCATCACACCATGTAGCCCTCCCACGCGTGGTGTAAGTTTCCCTTTCCCACGCTTTTTCCCGCTCCCGCGCCGTCAGCACCATCGTGACTTACATGTGCCCTCCCGCTGTCCCACCCTCTCATAGTCGTCGTCGCAAGCATCCCGCGTTGCCACTATCTTCTAGCGTCGTCGCAACCATCCCGCGTCGTCGCTGTCTTCCCGCATCATCGCAACCATCCCGCCCCGCCATGTATAGACCTCCAACATCACAACTTTATACTAGTTTAAAGTTCGGGAATCCAATTTTTTGTTTACCAAAAACTTATGTGTTTCATATTGCTTTATCTGTTTTGTACGATTTCTGCTTTCTCTACTTTCTCCTTTGACACACGGTGGATGAAGAATTGTCAATGCTATCTCTGCTTTCTGCTTTGACGGATGGTGGATGAAGAGCTCTCAATGCTATCTCTACTCTCTGATTTATCTGTTTATGAGTTTTAGTTTAGCATACTTGCTTCTTGCTTTCTACCAGGTTACTTAGTTTTGATAGAGGATGTGTATGAACTAACATGGACAGATGTTGCCATGTGTACTGCAGAGTATGTTGTGTCATGAGGGATCCATTTTTTTGTGCTTGTACACATCTTCATTATTTTTTCACTGCTGGCATTTGCTGCAGATGTTGATTGAGGGCCCCTGCTTACATGAAACTGACATGTATACAATGCAGGCAAGTCAGGGCGGCAGCGGGGACTGGGCCTTGGCCTCAAGTGGCGATCTGATGGCAACAATGCATGtgttgaaatataatataagtaaATTATCCATGTCTTCCTATGAGCTTAATTTTTTGGGTTTGATTGATTGATGCATGCAGTTTAATATGGTACCAAAGTCAGAGGTCACAAGTTCGAATCTTGGTTAGCAttattaaaataaaataattgttgtcTGCTCCTATTCCACGTCTGAGACCCAGGAGAGGTTCGACGTGATAGGTATATAAATAAATTGTTCATTTCTTCCTATCAACTTAAACTTTTGGGTTGGTACATGCAACTTAATAACATGCATGTGACAATGATGGAAACAAGGGTTGTGCGTTCGACAAGAAAAGAGAAtatagaaaggaaaagaagaaaggcaagttaGAGCATCTTTaagagactagctaaatagcttgtcaagctaaattttagctacttaaTAGCATAATAGCTCTCCAATAAACTAGCTATTTAACTTGTTAAACTATCTGGCTCTCTAAATTAACTCCctcactagccaaatttggctaacaACCCTCGCTAGCCAAGCTAACTTGCTTGGTGGAGAGTCTGTTGGAATGATATGTTATATATAGAGTTATTTATGCAGAGACAAATAAGAGTCCAATAGAGAGCAAAAAATAAAGAGTCTTTTAGAGGTGCTCTTACTCTACATTTTATTTAGCTatctatttaaaatagcctaCTATGAAACTCTATATTTAGCCAGGATTATACATAAAGTCTTTGTTCTTAGTGCTTTATATTTAAAAGTTAGTTGCCTCATACATTGCTATGTTTCTATATGTCATATAGATAGACTTGTTTAaatgagatatttattcaaacattattattttttattttaaaattatTAGAATATGTATTTACTAGGGGAGTGCCCGTGCATTACAACGGAAACACATAATACCAcgatactgttatgagaaaatgtttcttaATACATTTGTGATCCtatccatacataaattttgttattttaatctagttgtttcaccactacattgcaaacatcaatatCATGCAGACTTTTATATATGATATTTAGGTACACGTGTGTTACTACGATTTTTAAATGAATTACCTTGTAATTGATTCAAAAGATCCAAAGAAAAAGTATGTAAGCTTACCAAAGTTTAAGAGAACTTACCCGACAACCAGCCTTCATCATGTGCTTTAAAAGTTAAGGAATTAATACATAAAAACATCATGTGCATTACAAGTTAAGGAATTAATACATAAGAAAAACATCATGTGCATTACAAGTTAAGGAATTAATACATAAGGAAAACAAAACAAGAACAAGAATAAAGCACGTCTGGTTGCATATCTAGAGTTGTCAGGCGCATAAAAAAACATAATCAACCAAAAGTGAAATAATAACATCCAACATCTTCGCCATCCTCATCCTACCATTTGTCCAGTCAACCTTCAAGAACACAAGTCCTTTTTCACGAGCCTTGGCCACCAACCGCTCTCATCTTTCTTATTCTGGTAGCATATGATTCTTGGGACAACAACTGCTTTGCTCTCCTGCAAATAGGAAGGCCAATACAATCAAAATCTGAAACGTTACATTCAACATGTATTAAATAGACAACATCAAACAACTCAAGATCAAACTCGCAGGGCGAGTCATCTGAGCCCTTAGCTGACAAGTTGAAATGGCCTTTAGGCTTTAAGTTCTGCTTCACACCCTTGGCGTCAGGCAGCTCTATCGTCAAAAACACCATGCCAGATCAAAACTGTACAGACAAACCAAGTCGTATCAACCCAAATCTAGAAGTACCCAGAAAATCCGATGCCATTTTCTGTAGTCATTAGAGTAACACCAATATCATTAAGCATGCAAAAAACAGAATACAGAAAGTCATCAGCACAAGGAGTAACTTGATAATGTTACAGGTCCCAGATTAATgattctaaatagaaattattaataaagGGGAAAAGATGGTTGAAGAATATATCTGGAGATCAGAACAAGAACCAACAAAATACAATCCTATCACAACAGGAAtccaagtaattcccgtcggccaagaACCGACAGGAATTAGCACTataccgacgggaattagttatTCCCGTCGGTATagtacttattcccgtcggttctcGACCGACAGGAATACCTAGTCGGGGTTtagttaattctcgtcggccGCCGACGGaaattaattaattcccgtcggcttgtATGTGTGTCGTCTCGACCGTGGCACACACCACTAATCCTCGTCGGCCAGagagggccgacgggagttacaccACTAATTCCCATCGGTCACCAATAGCCCATGGGAATAATTGTGTTCTTTTCATAACCCTCGTCATCCTCTAGCAGCCCATGAGAGTTATTCTGTTCTAATACCATAAACAATTTTCTCTATTTTTATCACATTTTAACATAACAAATCACAGATATTATATTTCACAATTCTCATGCATGGCATATTAGAATTCATATACAAAGAAAAAGACATGGTTGTTgtcagtcttattacaaaatctaCAGAATCCAAACATTAATGTCACCTTCTCTCGCTGTTAAAAATACGACATGACTACGGTAAGTCTTATTACAGAATTTACAGAATTCAAACAATTTCCCCTATCCAAATTTGGTTAACAACTCTCGCTAGTCAAGCTAACTTGCATGGTGGAGAGTCTGTTGGAATGAGATGTTATATATAGAGTTATTTATGGAGAGACAAATAAGAGTCAAATAGAGAGAAAAAAATAAAGAGTCTTTTAGAGGTGCTCTTACTCACATTTTATTTAGCTatctatttaaaatagcctaCTATGAAACTCTATATTTAGCTAAGATTATACATAAGGTCTTTGTTCTTAATGCTCTATATTTAAAAGTTAGTTGCCCCGTACATTGCTATGTTTCTATATGTCATATAGATAGACTTGTTTAaatgagatatttattcaaacattattattttttattttactcaTTTATATAACACAAACAGACATAAGTTATAGTAGTAGCACCAAATGCTTTATACCAAGTGAGTAGGGTTCGAATCCTCCACACCACATTTTTATATCGCGCGGGATGGGAAATTCATTCACGAGCTAGAGGAGACGACATACGAATAAACTCACATTTAAATATAGAATAAAATTAGATTTAGATTCTATTCTTGTAGTTAAACATCTCATTTCTATTAACTCTAGATCAATCAAAACTTAAGATCTAAGATTAAATCTATAGATTTTCTGGAGCATCTCAAAAACTCATAAATAAGTGAAATTGGCTAGGATTATCTAtcacaaagaaaaatgtgtggtctgttttcttttcttttcttcctccTCGTGACCATATATCATACGGAGTATAAGCCATTCTCCTTACTTGCTTCGTGTCTCCTTCGGTCCTTCCTCGTGCACAGGTCCTGCCTCTTGTCCTCTTGGCCACGCACATGATGGCAACCGAAAATTCTTCGTTGGGTTTTAGCTCCCCCATCTTCATCCACATTTACCCTTCGAAGAAGAATTTTCCTCTGTTTACATTCTCTTGGGTGAATAAACTTTCTCATCTTCATCTCCTAATGGAAGAATTTCACGTGAGGAATCGAAGATCGCTATATCGGGACtctattgccatctctagtccTGTCGCACCGGTGTCATGCCTTGTTCCGAACGAAGGAATCGAAACGTGGTCGCCAGGATTCGGAACAACTAACCGGTAAAGCTCATAttcgttatatatatatatatatatatatatatatatatatatatatatattgttttaaaataaaatataatCATGTCAGAGCGGTACCGCAAGTCCAGAAAGACGCCCAGGCATGGCACGATTCTTAGGTTGCACTAGGCCTGGATATCGAGCTGACTCGACTCGTTCTGGCTCGTTatgataacgagccagctcgactcGACTCGTTAACATAACGAGCTAAAGAagcggctcggctcgactcgtctCGTTTAGCAGCTCGCTAAACTCGTGAGCCAGCTTGATATCAAAACAGCCACAAAGTTGAGCATTCATTTAACTCGCGAGCTAGTTCAATCTGCTCGATTAACTCATGAGCTAGCTCGATCCTCGTGCTTGCTCACTGATTCGCTACAAGAACTTCGTCGTGGTGGCTGAGATTAGGCTCCTTCACACGCCTCTGGCTCTAGGTCTTGGGCCTCCATGGCGGTAATGAGAGAGTGGCCAGCGACAAGGGACTGAAGTCGCTGGACCGCCGGATGGGACGAGTCTGTGAGACCGTGACTCCACAAGACGGCGATATCGCGCCTGGCAACTGCAGCGGTGGCCTGCGGGCACgcggctgttggaacttgctccagttgcaaggggatccaacaaagaTGAGCAATGACGTAAGCAAGGCTCTCGCGCGtgtgggcaatagctctgttgatctggcctctcacgggcactgtgcgggggtatttataggtacctgagcgcccagcgccttgtgttaaggacgcatgtgccctcagctacctaggttatccccagaatattcccataaagcagggttacagactgtaattacagggatgcctttacaaattaggcccgtaacacgcggcggccacgcagggcccgttacagtgggccggatcacacgtgggcctctgagctgggcgaggctgcactgtgggatgacgccatcgcaggccttcgtcttgtgccgaatagagcgaagggtgtccctgcccgttttgtctctgtcagaccagcgactgcagcgaaggcctcgagcgaagggtggcgtctttgccttcgccccaacatttgccctccgagggaccagttcgacaaagtcacctggtgccgaagacgtcgctagatggcggagacgctgccctcgctcgaagtggttccgcgggggtttttgacatgaccgttgattgacagcgtactgttggattgcgggtttcccgaagcgccgcgccctgttggattgcgggtttcccggagagccgcgccctgtctataaaagggggcgggggtcggcgctttttgaacttcactttccgcgctccgtgaaaactctAGCCGCCTTTTTCACCGTCCTGTTGCTCGtccgcccgccgtgctcttgttcgccggagatctggctcgagtgaagcagaccgcccgccaccgccgacggtacgtagcgatgtcgacctcctcttcttccgctgccgctacgccgccggccgacgcctcgccgccggccgacgcctcgccgTCGGCcaacgcctcgtctgaggagacgctgagtagtttgatggcagaggagttgcgcgccggcgattctgtggattttggcatgtcgcggatgtcgtcggttcgcgtgcaagatatgcagcggttgggttacttcggcggcggagttgctcgtgtcccggggacggaggaagtccccgagccggagggcgagttggttgtgttcgaggcgttcttcgccgccggtctccgcctgcctgcgcaccgatttgttggcgaagtcctgcgcaggtttaatgttcagatacatcagctgacaccgaacgccgtggtggctctgtcgaagtatgtctgggcgacgacttcgtacggcggacagccatcggtcgaagtctttgcgaagtattattgcttgcactggcagaagaggatgattggagatgaagttgctcagtttgggtcctgcacgtttacgccgaagaccggcaagaccacgatgcaggtagtcgagttggttccctgcacccgcaacaagtggggcaactagaatgtgttttggttttacgttgctgagggtaccgtcgaagaccatgagggactccccgtgtccgagatgtgttctcatttttactcagcgtacccgccctttgaggtggcggaggaggacgcggacgaaggggcccttcggtgtgccaccggcctGAGcaatgggcgcgatttggttgaagaatttgtggcgtacggggtatggcccttggcgcatggctgggcgttgggcgaagtgtgccctcgccagatgcctttccatggtgggagggtggtgcgaagtcccgtcttcgcgctgaatctgcaaagccgcgatccggccgcctttgtgcatgaggcggaggatggggcagtgcggctcgttggtcgttacgtgccgaggacaaagGGCCAGTGCAGCTGGGAAATccacgggtcgaatgaccgtctgaacagggtttttgaattgaatcaattgccgtatgatggctatcccggtcaagacgatgtggaccgtcgtgggaagaaaccggtggtggagaccagagacgaccctgcgccggcggccgccccatcctctaagaagaggaaactaggtactgccatgggaagacttggggtttccgatggttttgctagagagttgatgaggacatgtgtggccccggggggaaggatgtcttcgcccgagctccaggagtcttcggctcggatgctgagggttaccgggggttgttggcctaggaatgttcctatcccccgcgcggccggcgaagacttttttacatctcgcatggttcgtgaatggagagtttttccttacgggcggaatattgctgctgttgtgtcggcagtgatggacaaggatcgccagggagctgcacaaaagcgccaggcggttgtcaggcttgttgaagccaggccgaagaggcagcggggggctgcgaaggctgcggcccctggcggaggcaagccgccgctggcggcgaagtcgggcgtccctgcatctagcaaggcgccggaggcaacggcaggcgccggtggctccaaatcgacgaaggctgtgccgccgtccagcagagtgccggaggtcgcgaaggcggcccgagcgttgccgtcgtcaggcaagcgtgtcgccgacttcgccaccgatattagtgtgggcgactatcttggtggtaagccgttggctcgtgtttttttaattcgttgatatgttgcagggtcggacgaaggccaacttgctatagttgcacctgccgcggcgaccacgacggttgccgtagtgccgaaggcgaagggcggggctcttagcgctggaggcgagatgtcggcactcgcgacggtcagggatgaggcgggcgctgtgt
This genomic window contains:
- the LOC100193695 gene encoding ketol-acid reductoisomerase, producing MAAATSSSTYLAIGRKTLNPAPSVATAATSVSFPATQHPCLVAASADRRRAVAAKVSSPSVIGTAMPSLDFETSVFKKEKVSLAGHEEYIVRGGRDLFPLLPEAFKGIKQIGVIGWGSQGPAQAQNLRDSLVEAKSDIVVKIGLRKGSKSFEEARAAGFTEESGTLGDIWETVSNSDLVLLLISDSAQADNYEKIFSHMKPNSILGLSHGFLLGHLQSLGFDFPKSISVIAVCPKGMGPSVRRLYVQGKEINGAGINASFAVHQDVDGRATDVALGWSVALGSPFTFATTLEQEYRSDIFGERGILLGAVHGMVEALFRRYTEQGMDEDSAYKNTVESITGIISKTISKKGMLEVYNSLTEEGKKQFIEAYSAAYYPCMDILYECYEDVSSGSEIRSVVLAGRRFYEKEGLPAFPMGKIDQTRMWKVGERVRSTRPQGDLGPLHPFTAGVYVALMMAQIEVLRKKGHSYSEIINESLIESVDSLNPFMHARGVAFMVDNCSTTARLGSRKWAPRFDYILTQQAFVTVDKKAPINQDLISNFMSDPVHGAIEVCAQLRPTVDISVTADADFVRPELRQSS
- the LOC103651416 gene encoding uncharacterized protein; protein product: MAERAGGVVKKGHEEGLKMAVSLLEEFGLPLGLLPLADVIEVGFVRATGYMWIAQRKKVEHQFKLVGKQVSYDVEVTGYVSARRIKKLKGVKAKELMLWPPVNEITVDDPPTGKIHFKSLAGVTKTFPVEAFAAGQ